The Qingrenia yutianensis genome includes a region encoding these proteins:
- a CDS encoding phosphatase PAP2 family protein produces MKKEKSQKVLLSGIAMVVLFILWTVAISLIDVQPIGPQNSSVGFATLNGFIHSLTGVHMAIYTVTDWLGLIPLCFILGFALLGLIQLIKRKSLFKVDYSILVLGAFYIVVMAAYLFFEFYVVNYRPVLINGFLEASYPSSTTLLVMCVMPTAVMQLNSRIRNTKMKRAFAFALIAFTAFMVIGRLISGVHWITDIIGGAILSAGLVMIYYSVTTLIARQER; encoded by the coding sequence ATGAAAAAAGAAAAAAGTCAAAAAGTATTGCTTTCAGGAATAGCAATGGTAGTGTTATTTATTTTGTGGACAGTGGCAATAAGCCTTATTGATGTTCAGCCCATCGGGCCACAAAACTCTTCTGTTGGATTTGCAACCTTGAACGGCTTTATCCACAGCCTGACAGGTGTGCATATGGCAATATATACCGTTACGGACTGGTTAGGACTGATACCGCTTTGCTTTATTTTGGGATTTGCGTTGCTTGGACTTATACAGCTTATTAAAAGAAAAAGCTTATTCAAGGTCGATTACAGTATTTTGGTGTTGGGAGCATTCTATATTGTTGTAATGGCGGCATATTTGTTTTTTGAATTTTATGTTGTCAATTACCGCCCGGTATTGATTAACGGTTTTCTTGAAGCTTCGTATCCATCATCGACAACCTTGCTTGTTATGTGTGTTATGCCGACAGCTGTTATGCAGCTAAACAGTAGAATTAGAAATACAAAAATGAAAAGAGCATTTGCCTTTGCTTTAATTGCATTTACTGCTTTTATGGTAATTGGCAGGTTGATATCCGGTGTTCATTGGATTACTGATATTATTGGCGGGGCAATTTTAAGTGCGGGTTTAGTGATGATTTATTATAGTGTAACCACTCTTATTGCCCGACAGGAAAGATAA